actgaggacatgtaacgttaacagatatggtcattatcaagaaaacatcgatctattgtcaaccatgaataattcgaagtcccgctgtatcgaagtttttctgttagtcccttgaacttcgaaacatcgaagtttgactgtatataaattatatatatacatatataaatcatatcatataaacattcatataaattatcatacatcatacatactcTTATATAATCAATACTTCTATATAAATCATCATACATTCTATAAAAATCGCTTTACATACACCTATGTAATTTATATTACGGTTACACTGCTGTgattatcatacatatataattataatttatacaTACAGCTATATAAATAATCTTACACATACCAATCTTACATATATAAactatcatacacacacaccttccctcacacacaccctcacacatcTTCCCTCACACACACCTtccctcacacacaccctccctCACACACCTTCCCTCACACACACCTtccctcacacacaccctccctcacacacaccctccctcacacacaccctccctcacacaccctccctcacacaccttccctcacacacaccctccctcacacacaccctccctcacacaccttccctcacacacaccctccctCACACACACCCCCCCTCACACACCTtccctcacacacaccctccctcacacacaccctccctcacacacaccctccctCACACACCACCCTCCCTCACACACCTTCCCTCACACGCACCCTCCCTCACCACACCCTCCCTCACACctccctcacacacaccctccctcacacacaccctccctCACACACCTTCCCTCACACGCACCCTCCCTCACACACCTTCCCTCGCACACATGTATGAATTATATTCCTTACTACAAAGTTACTTCCAGCACATTTGTGTCGTTTTTAGTTATTGCATAAATACACTCGGATGGTCTCGACATTTTACCACAACACGTCCAGTGCGGCCCTCCGGGATATCCAGGATGTGCATGCCAACATCCTCGGGACCCTAGGTACGAAAAGCACACAGGTTACAGAAGACAACATTTTGGTCCAAATTTAAGTGAATGTGTTAATTTTCGGTATCTCAAGTGATTGGCATTCGTAgcttttttttctgtataataGCATAAAACTTTCATTTCCGGGCAAATGACAATAATCGACAGATTCTTCATTAGCAATAGTGACTCTGACGATGATATAGTCAATTGAATTCTGCGAATTTACCAACGAACGAAACCACCATTCCAAGTGTAAAGGTTGTTTTTGTGTGACATGTGCTATATAGGTCCAAAACGAAATCTATTTTAAGCaaatagtgaccttgacatacatggTGACCGAGCCCTGACCATGTTTCCTTAAACAACCAACAGTCCATGTTTGAAGGTTGTGGTATGTGGTCTCAACTCAGTATTGTGGTGTACAAgtcaaaatctgtttttaacAAAGACATTGAACTTTGAAAATCAACAGGACTTTGCCCATTCGCTAGTGGGCGCCACGTCCAAGGCTTGAACTCATTCCACAATGAATTTGTCAGGTTATCATCCGGACAAGCTAAATTCTATTTGAACTGCGTTGACCTTTATCCTTGACAGACTACGCTTCAAACTCTAATGTAAACATGCTATTGTTAGCTGTTAGCTATTTCAATACACTGCAAGGTTATAACGCCTTTCTTCAAGTCACTATTACCCTTTCGTAAATCTAGTCTAGTTGTCCAGTAAAACACGCATCCGTACCAACGCTTCTTAAAAATACACTGAATATGGTATGACCGTCACGTGACATGTATGTTAGACGATTTCAGCATCTATTTACCTTGCCTGTTCGTGGTATTTTTGTTTTGCGTTTTTGTAGTCTCCTCTCATTTTACCGTCGCTTagtctgtgtgtgtgttgtCTTGATGATTTCACTCAGACTAACGAAAAGTGGAAAAGGGAATGTGAGAAGTGTGTCATTAGTTTAAGAAGGCAATATtgtttttgggatttttttctgatattaCCTCTGACGATCGATCCACATCCACACGAGACGTCCATCTTCCCTGCTGAGGAGCAGAACGAGCAGCAATGCCAAGTACCCGAATGTTCCCGCCATTTTGATTTCACGTCAAATTTGAATGGACTACCCTATTAGATAACAATTGGCACTTATTTGaatgataaatattacacaCAATTGAAGACATAGTAGAAATACCATACTTTAGCTCTCTGAGGtatttttgttatgtatgaGAAGTCTGACTCACCAGTATGTCTTGTTTGTTGACTTTGACAAACAGTTGATGTGGACCCGGATGTTGGGGAGTAAAGGTCAGGTCATAGGTGGCGTCACTGCGTCCTCTCATTGTTACGGCAAGACGTCTGTTAATGGGAACAGAAACAAATTATCATACGGacacataatatacagtgtaacatGGTCATGCACTCAAAGTATGGCTAGCTTCAGTCTGTCGAATAGGGACAGAAACAAATAAGCACATGGACAAATATAAACACTGAAATCTGGTCGTACACTAAAGTATTGGTTAGTTAAGCCTGTTAGTAAATGCttttgatacaaaatataattgGCACAGtccggttactgtcttattgttacacaatctggttactgtcttattgtcacataacccggttactgtcttattgtcacataacccggttactgtcttattgttacacaatccggttactgtcttattgtcacacaatccggttactgtcttatttcacacaatccggttactgtcttattgtcacacagtccggttactgtcttattgttacacaatccggttactgtcttattgtcacataacccggttactgtcttattgtcacacagtccggttactgtcttattgtcacacaatccggttactgtcttattgtcacacagtccggttactgtcttattgtcatacaatccggttactgtcttattgtcattcaatccggttactgtcttattgtcacacaatccggttactgtcttattgtcacacaatccggtcactgtcttattgtcacacaaTCCGGCTACTGTCTTATTGTTATACaatccggttactgtcttattgtcatacaatccggttactgtcttattgtgACACAATCaggttactgtcttattgtcacacaatccggttactgtcttattgtgacacaatccggttactgtcttattgttacacaatccggttactgtcttattgttacacaatccggttactgtcttattgtcacacaatccggttactgtcttattgttcacacaatccggttactgtcttattgtcacacaatccggttactgtcttattgtcacataacccggttactgtcttattgtcacataacccggttactgtcttattgtcacataacccggttactgtcttattgtcacacaatccggttactgtcttattgtcacataacccggttactgtcttattgtcacacaatccggttactgtcttattgtcacataacccggttactgtcttattgtcacacaatccggttactgtcttattgtcacacaatccggttactgtcttattgtcacacaatccggttactgtcttattgtcacataacccggttactgtcttattgtcacataacccggttactgtcttattgtcacataacccggttactgtcttattgtcacataacccggttactgtcttattgtcacataacccggttactgtcttattgtcacataacccggttactgtcttattgtcacataacccggttactgtcttattgtcacataacccggttactgtcttattgtcacataacccggttactgtcttattgtcttacaatccggttactgtcttattgtgacacaatccggttactgtcttattgtgacacaatccggttactgtcttatGTCATACaatccggttactgtcttattgtcaccCAATgcggttactgtcttattgttacacaatccggttactgtcttattgtcacacaatccggttactgtcttattgtcacacaatccggttactgtcttattgtcacataacccggttactgtcttattgtcacacaatccggtcactgtcttattgtcacacaatccggttactgtcttattgttacactatccggttactgtcttattgtcacacaatccggttactgtcttattgtcacaccatccggttactgtcttattgttacacaatccggttactgtcttattgtcacacaaTCCGGTTACCGTCTTATTGTTACACAATgcggttactgtcttattgtcacacaatgcggttactgtcttattgtcacacaatccggttactgtcttattgtgacacaatccggttactgtcttattgtcacataacccggttactgtcttattgtcacgcagtccggttactgtcttattgtcatacaatccggttactgtcttattgttaCACAATCCGGTCACTGTCTTATTGTCATACaatccggttactgtcttattgttacacaatctggttactgtcttattgtcacataACCCGGTTACTGTCTTATGTCATACaatccggttactgtcttattgttacacaatccggttactgtcttattgttacacaatccggttactgtcttattgtcacacaatccggtcactgtcttattgtcacacaatccggtcactgtcttattgtcacacaatccggttactgtcttattgtcacacaatccggttactgtcttattgtcacataacccggttactgtcttattgtcacataacccggttactgtcttattgtcacataacccggttactgtcttattgtcacataacccggttactgtcttattgtcacataacccggttactgtcttattgtcacataacccggttactgtcttattgtcacacaatccggttactgtcttattgtcacacaatccggttactgtcttattgtcacacaatccggttactgtcttattgtcacataacccggttactgtcttattgttacacaatccggttactgtcttattgtcacataacccggttactgtcttattgtcacacagtccggttactgtcttattgttacacaatccggttactgtcttattgtctTACAATCCGGtcactgtcttattgtcacacaatccggttactgtcttattgtgacacaatccggttactgtcttattgtgacacaatccggttactgtcttattgttacacaatccggttactgtcttattgtcacataacccggttactgtcttattgttacacaatccggttactgtcttattgtcacacaatccggttactgtcttattgtcacataacccggttactgtcttattgtcacacagtccggttactgtcttattgtcacacagtccggttactgtcttattgtcacacaatccggttactgtcttattgtgACACAATCCAgttactgtcttattgttacacaatccggttactgtcttattgtcacacaatccggttactgtcttattgtcacacaatccggttactgtcttattgtcatacaatccggttactgtcttattgtcatacaatccggttactgtcttattgtcatacaatccggttactgtcttattgtcacaccatccggttactgtcttattgttacacaatccggttactgtcttattgttacacaatccggttactgtcttattgtcacacaatccggttactgtcttattgtcacacaatccggttactgtcttattgtcacaaaatccggttactgtcttattgtcacacaatccggttactgtcttattgtcacacaatccggttactgtcttattgtcacacaatccggttactgtcttattgtcacacaatccggttactgtcttattgtcacacagtccggttactgtcttattgtcatacaatccggttactgtcttattgtcacacaatccggttactgtcttattgtcacacaatccggttactgtcttattgtcacacagtccggttactgtcttattgtcatacaatccggttactgtcttattgtcatacaatccggttactgtcttattgtcacataacccggttactgtcttattgtcacacaatccggttactgtcttattgtcacataacccggttactgtcttattgtcttacaatccggttactgtcttattgtcacataacccggttactgtcttattgtcacacaGTCCagttactgtcttattgtcacacaatccggttactgtcttattgtcacacaatccggttactgtcttattgtcacacaatccggttactgtcttattgtcacacaatccggttactgtcttattgtcacacaatccggttactgtcttattgtcacacaaTCCGGTTATTGTCTTATTGTCATACaatccggttactgtcttattgtcacacaatccggttactgtcttattgtcacacaatccggttactgtcttattgtcacacaatccggttactgtcttattgtcacataacccggttactgtcttattgtcacacaatccggttactgtcttattgtcacacaatccggttactgtcttattgtcatacaatccggttactgtcttattgttacacaatccggttactgtcttattgccatacaatccggttactgtcttattgtcacacaatccggttactgtcttattgtcacataacccggttactgtcttattgttacacaatccggttactgtcttattgtcacacaatccggctactgtcttattgtcacacaatccggttactgtcttattgttacacaatccggttactgtcttattgccatacaatccggttactgtcttattgttacacaatccggttactgtcttattgtcacacaatccggttactgtcttattgtcacacaatccggttactgtcttattgtcacacaatccggttactgtcttattgtcacacaatccggttactgtcttattgtcacacaaTCCGGTTATTGTCTTATTGTCATACaatccggttactgtcttattgtcacacaaTCCGGTTCCTGTCTTATTGTTACACaatccggttactgtcttattgccatacaatccggttactgtcttattgtcatacaatccggttactgtcttattgttacacaatccagttactgtcttattgtcacacaatccggttactgtcttattgtcacacaatccggttactgtcttattgtcacacaatccggttactgtcttattgtcacacagtccggttactgtcttattgttacacaatccggttactgtcttattgtcacacaatccggttactgtcttattgtcacacaatccggttactgtcttattgtcacacaatccggttactgtcttattgtcacacaatccggttactgtcttattgttacacaatccggttactgtcttattgttaCACAATCCGGtcactgtcttattgtcacacaaTCCGCCGGTTACCGTCTTATTGTTACACAATCCGGTCACTGTCTTATTGTCAATTTGTCACACAATCCTGTTAGTGACTAATTGTTTTATGTCTGGTTACTGGCCTATAGTTACACATCCCGATTACTGACTAATTGTTTTATAAGTCTGATTGCTGGCGTATTGTCATATAAGCCCCGGTTACTGACTTGATGTCGGACAAGTCTGGTAAGCGAAAATCATTTTACACGAATACATTCTACCAAACAATCAACGTATTATCTGATTATCTTGCAATCCAGCCAACTCTTACTGAGAAATTCACTGTAGTGATGTAGACTGCCGGTCTAACTggattttattcaaatttatctttatttctctttatttctcttttttattttgaagtcTTATCTTCACACATATCCTATTTCAATTTAGTCACTTTAAACATACTTTCCTCGTCTCTGCACAGAAATTTCACTACATCTCGGCCCACGATGCCCACGAACAAATATGCGTCGGAGAACCCTACTCAGATTGTTACCATTATGATTGACTTGACTAACGttatacaatttgtatacatttgaCTCAAGAACCGCGGCAATAGTTTTAAAGAATGCTATCAATGTATCTACAAGACTCCGGTTAATGTGATTCACGTACGCTATCTAGACAAGTTCTTATCACGTTTATAACATACCGGAATCAGGCTAGGAGATCGCCAGGTTTAATGAGTTTTTACGATATATCGGTCGTCTGACTACTCCAGTTGTATGGAGTGCTGCACCCAGTTGATGCAAATGAGTCGCGTGGAAGTAGCAAATTCAGTTACTTATATCATACTTCAGTCGCTCATTTATCGGTACATATGCCGTACAAATTGTATATAACTCCTGTCATACgtcatacacattgtatataactCCTGTCATACGccatacaaactgtacataACTCCTGTCATACGGCCATACAAATTGTACTAAACTGTCCTGTCATACGTCATACAAACTGTACTTAACTGTCCTGTCATACGGCCATACAAATTGTACTAAACTGTCCTGTCATACGTCATACAAACTGTACATAACTCCTGTCATACGTCATACAAACTGTACTAAATTGTCCTGTCATACGTCATACAAACTGTACTTAACTGTCCCGGTTATACGTCATACAAACTGTACTAAACTGTcctgtcatacatcatacaaactGTACTAAACTGTcctgtcatacatcatacaaactGTACTAAATTGTCCTGTCATACGTCATACAAACTGTACTTAACTGTCCCGGTTATACGTCATACAAACTGTACTAAACTGTCCTGTCATACGGCCATACAAACTGTACTTAACTGTCATGTCATACGGCCATACAAACTGTACTTAACTGTCCTGTCATACGTCATACAAATTGTACTAAACTGTCCTGTCATACGTCATACAAGTGTACTAAACTGTCTTGTCATACGTCATACAAACTGTACATAACTCCTGTCATACGTCATACAAACTGTACTAAACTGTCCTGTCATACGTCATACAAACTGTACTAAACTGTCCTGTCATACGGccatacaaactgtacataACTCCTGTAATACGTCATACAAACTGTACTAAACTGTCCTGTCATACGTCATACAAGTGTACTAAACTGTCCTGTCATACGTCATACAAACTGTACATAACTCCTGTCATACTTCATACAAGTGTACTAAACTGTCttgtcatacatcatacaagtGTAATAAACTGTCCTGTCATACGGccatacaaactgtacataGCTCCTGTCATACGTCATACAAGTGTACTAAACTGTcctgtcatacatcatacaaactGTACTAAACTGTCCTGTCATACGGccatacaaactgtacataACTCCTGTCATACGTCATATAAGTGTACTAAACTGTCCTGTCATACGTCATACAAGTGTACTAAACTGTCCTGTCATACGTCATACAAGTGTACTAAACTGTcctgtcatacatcatacaagtGTACTAAACTGTCCTGTCATACGGccatacaaactgtacataACTCCTGTCATACGTCATACAAACTGTACTTAAACTGTCCTGTCATACGTCATACAAATTGTACACAACTGTCCTGTCAAAGTGAAGCTTCATATAGTCATACCTTTGTCCGTTCATACCACATCTCACCCAAGCACAGAGTCCCGGGGGGTCGGGGAAAGGTGTGTCCTCTATATCCCGCATTGTTAAGGCCACAGTGGTGGGAATGTCGACTTGAGCGGCAGTTAagtctgtaaacattgatggcaaattcattataaatgatggtatcgaaaaagatctatatacatgtatgtatgtgtttatttattttaaggGGTTTTGACGTCTTCCCAAAAGCTAGGGTCAAATAAACTCTACGAGAGAAGAAAACAAATCACATGAGTCTACACGTGAGAGTACTGACAAAATGCGTGATCACCTCAGGTTTCTAAAAGTAAAAGTACTGGCACGACTTAATTTAGAACTTCCGGTATCTGCACGTATCTATACCGATACGACGTGTGTAGAACTTCCGGTGTCTACACCTAACAATACTGTAGTAACACGATGTGTGTAGAACTTCCGGTGTCTACACCTAACAATACTGTAGCAACATGGCGTGTGAGAACTTCCGGTGTCTACACCTAACAATACTGTAGTATCACGATGTGTGTAGAACTTCCGGTGTCTACAACTAACAATACTGTAGTAACACGACGTGTGTAGAACTTCCGGTGTCTACACCTAACAATACTGTAGTAACACGACGTGTGTAGAACTTCCGGTGTCTACACCTAACAATACTGTAGTAACACGATGTGTGTAGAACTTCCGGTGTCTACACCTAACAATACTGTAGCAACATGGCGTGTGAGAACTTCCGGTGTCTACACCTAACAATACTGTAGTAACACGACGTGTGTAGAACTTCCGGTGTCTACACCTAACAATACTGTAGTAACACGACGCGTGTAGAGCTTCCGTTGTTTAAATGTAACTGTATGAACGTGTGTAGAACGTCCGGTATCTACACTTAACTGCGATGACAAGTGAGCTTCCGGTATATACACGTAAAGTTTCTGACACGGCGTGTGTAGAACTTCCAATATAAACAAGTAACTGAACTGACGAGACGTGTTTAAACTTTTGTTAAAGTTTCTCTGTGCACACCAAGAAAATGTGTTGACTATTACTAAGGTGCTTCCACATGTAAATGATACTAATGAGAATCGCAAAATGCAATGACACCTTCCGGTGTCTGTAGTGTGTTGTTTGTGGTCCAAAGGGTTGGGCTGGTGGAGTAAGGATGTGTGGATGTGAGAGGGATATAGGGGTGCGTGTCAGGGTTATCTGCCTAGGACTGTGGAACAGGATTGTTTTCACGGTTATTGTAACTGATTATAGAAACGTAGTAGCCAGTCGATGTAAATCATTATGGGGATCAGCCATCATTACAAGAATGAGAACAGCACGTGATTGATGAGTTACACAGATCACGTGCGATCAGAGCACGTGCGGCCAACTAACGAGGTACACAGGTTCCGGAACAGATTTGTACAATAGCAACGTAATTATTCGAAAAAGCCAATTCACCCTCCCTAATGACACGTCCCGGTAGTTATCCAGTTAAATTTGGACGTGGATGGGGAGTACCAACTGTTTACTTTAACATTTAAATTCCTCTATTGGACCAAAGCTAAGTACGGAGGCTAAAAGCCAGTCAAGGCCTGACAAGGCATAAGGAACAAAGAGGTAACtattgaaaataaagatataaaacgGTGCAATAAGTGCAGCGGATTTTCGACAATTTCGAGATATCTTGTACTGGTAACAATAAAATGCCTGATTCTGCAGGCGTTTGCTTTTCACGGTGTCTGTCGTGGTGCAGCGACGTAATGGTAGCGGACTGTGCCCAGTAGCATCGCTCGTGGTATGTAGAACCGTATAAACAGTGATAAACGAGCCGGCTCTAGTAATTATTCGTGCTATTTGTTTACGGGTTAGAGGAGATTAATCGGATCATTCATCATGGTAAATCTCGCGGAAAATTTCGCTCATCAAAGCGCCGAACACTACTGCTTGTTATATCGATAAAGATAAAGAAATAGTCGTTAAGTGAAAAAAACTAAGCTTACCAAGGGCATATGAGACGATAGCTTACCTTGCGTGGTCACGTGGCATTTATTGGGACACACTTGTGATCCCCGAACACTTCCAAACATTTGGAAGTTATCAAAAACTTCTGCTTTTATTTCTGGACAAAACGTAAATGTTGTTTCCACGGGAATGCACTCCTTGGACGAAATGTCCATCAGCTTGTTTAATCTCAGTGATACAGTTGTCTCCAATGCGGCAATTTCACCTTCGGTACCGTACACAGACAAATCGTCCGCGATGCTGCAGCCATTCTCAAAGCTGCTAAGCAACCGACACAGATTCTCCTCGTGTAGTTGTAACTTCGTCTCTTTTGACTTTAGAATATTACCGACTTGTTTTAACAGGGACTTCCGGTGAAGTTCCACAGCACTGACGAAAGAATCTATAAACGTGTCTATCTCTTTGGTAATTGTATGCGCATTGTCGTGAAGTTCTTTTCTTGTTGACGGAATATCGTCAATACATTTTTGGATATAGTCTCTTTTATGATTGGCATCTTGCACGAGTTGGTGTAATGTCATGACGTCATATGAAGTGCCTGAACTGTCGTCTGCTTGGCGTTCTGTAATTCCCGTGGTAGATATACCCACCAAACGGTGATGCTTCGTTCTCCTCTGACGTTTGTGAGAATCGGAGCAAAGCTGACACAAGTCACTCGCGCAGTCGACACACGTAACCACGGCAACTGCGCGCTCCTCCTCGCAACAAAATCCACATAACACCAGTTTACGAATTTCCCCTTTTATCCCTTTAACACTTTTAGTTTTAACAGATACCAGCGTGTTAGGTGGTAagttatcaatgtctgtaaacGCTTCCACGTTTTCCGCACATACAGGACAGTGTAACAGAAGCTGTTCCCCTGGGCCATCGGGACTACGTagggtatatatacagtgtagacaggCCGAGTGGAGGCAGGGTAGTACCCGTGGGTCCTTGTAACTGTCCCCACATACGGGACATGCAGTGTCCACATCACCAGCCAGCGTTACTTCCTCCCGTAGACACACAGTTTCAAGGTGCCCATTCTCAGTACGTCGATCGGAACCAGTATGATTTGTAACCATGGTATAACACGAGGATGTGTTCTTTGGATTCCCAGTTGGATTGATTTTCTCACTCGACTGTTTTGTGACAGGTGACAATGTTAACGTAATAGCACTCTTTACTGTTTTAGTGATCACCTCCTCACCATCTACACCGCACACGTTATCATTAGTCTCCGGGCTGTC
The window above is part of the Pecten maximus chromosome 2, xPecMax1.1, whole genome shotgun sequence genome. Proteins encoded here:
- the LOC117320861 gene encoding tripartite motif-containing protein 45-like, with translation MEERKKSMDFIDECVAELRLDDDVTHESGQVTADTAVKMTEGSKINSTKVDDSPETNDNVCGVDGEEVITKTVKSAITLTLSPVTKQSSEKINPTGNPKNTSSCYTMVTNHTGSDRRTENGHLETVCLREEVTLAGDVDTACPVCGDSYKDPRVLPCLHSACLHCIYTLRSPDGPGEQLLLHCPVCAENVEAFTDIDNLPPNTLVSVKTKSVKGIKGEIRKLVLCGFCCEEERAVAVVTCVDCASDLCQLCSDSHKRQRRTKHHRLVGISTTGITERQADDSSGTSYDVMTLHQLVQDANHKRDYIQKCIDDIPSTRKELHDNAHTITKEIDTFIDSFVSAVELHRKSLLKQVGNILKSKETKLQLHEENLCRLLSSFENGCSIADDLSVYGTEGEIAALETTVSLRLNKLMDISSKECIPVETTFTFCPEIKAEVFDNFQMFGSVRGSQVCPNKCHVTTQDLTAAQVDIPTTVALTMRDIEDTPFPDPPGLCAWVRCGMNGQRRLAVTMRGRSDATYDLTFTPQHPGPHQLFVKVNKQDILGSPFKFDVKSKWREHSGTWHCCSFCSSAGKMDVSCGCGSIVRGSRGCWHAHPGYPGGPHWTCCGKMSRPSECIYAITKNDTNVLEVTL